A single Halogeometricum rufum DNA region contains:
- a CDS encoding CocE/NonD family hydrolase, giving the protein MLGSNDVVRHEDVRIPVAGESVAATRYEPAGDGPSPALLMYVPYHHQDGITYGAYDPLNRYLAAAGYEVVVADMVGTGGSTGFIEDPFTRREGTEPAEIVTWLADRPWTTGRVGMFGKSYGGITALDAAAQRPEGLEAIVPIHTPFEGVRNAYTYGGLFEFLTIGMDWLTLMQALDAKPPSNPDADPATMDAWRERLDRLGDREPWLFQFLDAEPHEAYWDDKVIPVERIDVPVLAVDGWRDPYTEDTLRYVDRIDAPTRVLFGPWRHRMPHRGRESAVDFRRQVRRWFDEFLRDEDHGVLDHPEFRVWTELDGGGTTAGRWRGLDRWPTLSTEDADTVAFALSPGGLVSPAEYDGEGFEETYEFDPTVGLSSTDPYGATVAPSATNDDDARSLTFDSQPLETAVELTGTGAASLPLESAVADPTVVVRVVDVAPDGSGTLVTRGAVRGQYRDGIDESKPLTPGEEYDLSVPLAPKSHVFEAGHRVRVAVGSSMFPELLPTPESGSFTLRSRPDDPATVAFPGRRLERVAFDDAVRMAPPDDSLPASPERASGASSWVTAREHVSGEARVEKANELTVDLPHGTLSRDATFEASVDEDDPGSASARNELRLTVENGYGAFEVRASNYISRSFCRVRTEVTHDGDPVFERTWTR; this is encoded by the coding sequence ATGCTCGGGTCGAACGATGTCGTCCGACACGAAGACGTCCGGATTCCGGTCGCCGGCGAGTCCGTCGCCGCGACGCGGTACGAACCGGCCGGCGACGGACCCTCGCCGGCGCTGTTGATGTACGTGCCGTACCACCACCAGGACGGTATCACGTACGGCGCGTACGACCCGCTCAACCGCTACCTCGCCGCCGCCGGCTACGAAGTCGTCGTCGCCGACATGGTGGGAACGGGCGGGTCGACGGGGTTCATCGAGGACCCGTTCACGCGCCGCGAGGGGACCGAACCCGCCGAAATCGTGACGTGGCTCGCCGACAGACCGTGGACGACGGGCCGCGTCGGGATGTTCGGGAAGTCCTACGGCGGCATCACCGCCCTCGACGCCGCCGCGCAGCGACCGGAGGGGCTGGAAGCCATCGTCCCCATCCACACCCCGTTCGAGGGGGTGCGGAACGCCTACACGTACGGCGGTCTGTTCGAGTTCCTCACCATCGGGATGGACTGGCTCACGCTGATGCAGGCGCTGGACGCCAAGCCGCCGTCGAACCCGGACGCAGACCCGGCGACGATGGACGCGTGGCGAGAGCGCCTCGACCGACTGGGCGACCGGGAGCCGTGGCTGTTCCAGTTCCTGGACGCGGAACCACACGAGGCGTACTGGGACGACAAGGTCATCCCCGTCGAGCGAATCGACGTCCCGGTCCTCGCCGTCGACGGTTGGCGCGACCCCTACACCGAGGACACCCTGCGCTACGTCGACCGAATCGACGCGCCCACGCGCGTGCTCTTCGGCCCGTGGCGACACCGGATGCCCCACCGGGGCCGCGAGTCGGCCGTCGACTTCCGCCGGCAGGTACGCCGGTGGTTCGACGAGTTCCTGCGAGACGAGGACCACGGCGTCCTCGACCACCCCGAGTTCCGCGTGTGGACCGAACTCGACGGCGGCGGGACGACGGCGGGTCGGTGGCGCGGGCTGGACCGTTGGCCCACGCTGTCGACGGAGGATGCGGACACCGTCGCGTTCGCCCTGAGTCCGGGGGGCCTCGTCTCGCCCGCCGAGTACGACGGCGAGGGGTTCGAGGAGACGTACGAATTCGACCCGACGGTCGGTCTCTCCTCGACCGACCCGTACGGCGCCACCGTCGCGCCGTCGGCCACCAACGACGACGACGCTCGCAGTCTGACGTTCGACTCGCAACCGCTGGAGACGGCGGTCGAACTGACCGGGACGGGAGCCGCGTCGCTTCCCCTGGAGTCCGCCGTCGCCGACCCGACGGTGGTCGTCCGCGTCGTCGACGTCGCTCCCGACGGGAGCGGGACGCTCGTCACGCGGGGGGCCGTCCGCGGGCAGTACCGCGACGGGATTGACGAGTCGAAACCGCTGACGCCCGGCGAGGAGTACGACCTGTCGGTCCCCCTCGCGCCGAAGTCGCACGTCTTCGAGGCGGGCCACCGCGTCCGGGTCGCCGTTGGGTCGTCGATGTTCCCGGAACTGCTCCCGACGCCCGAGTCGGGGTCGTTCACGCTCCGGTCGCGCCCGGACGACCCCGCCACCGTCGCGTTCCCGGGGCGACGGTTGGAGCGCGTCGCGTTCGACGACGCCGTTCGGATGGCGCCGCCGGACGACAGTCTCCCGGCGTCGCCCGAACGCGCTTCGGGCGCGTCCTCGTGGGTGACCGCCCGGGAGCACGTCTCCGGCGAGGCGCGGGTCGAGAAGGCGAACGAACTGACCGTGGACCTCCCGCACGGGACGCTCTCGCGCGACGCCACCTTCGAGGCGTCCGTGGACGAGGACGACCCGGGCTCCGCGTCCGCACGGAACGAACTCCGACTGACGGTCGAGAACGGGTACGGGGCGTTCGAGGTGCGCGCGAGTAACTACATCTCACGGTCGTTCTGCCGCGTTCGCACCGAGGTGACCCACGACGGCGACCCGGTGTTCGAGCGGACGTGGACGCGGTAG
- a CDS encoding aminotransferase class III-fold pyridoxal phosphate-dependent enzyme gives MDRHTAEPTAEGLPGPNAAKWIDFHSEHAAPSEYSHEFVWDVTAEADGPFVTDVDGNVLLDFTCHIGAAPLGYNNEKVLDKLREFDLVEPMKIAGQDMYFGAGEDPESSPFPGSSHLMKRLCEVSEGYDMDTVFLSNSGAEAMENAMKVTHDNAPAAKYGVAFEGSFHGRTLGTLSVTKSSEVYTRHYPQISGIETVPFCTDRGCTAATCDCGFVTGEGTQLRRMLSPEGGHVNPAEVAFVVMEPIQGVGGYRFPSDDFMQEVQDVTDEYDIPLVVDEIQSGVGRTGEMWASDHYPIEPDVIASAKGLRVGATIANGELFPAESNRLGSTFGGGDVLSSMQGVFTLDAIEEYDLLENATERGRQAKELLRDDAPEYVADVRGKGLMLAVEFDTADRRNAVVEASLQRGLLTLGCGEKTIRLLPPLDATEREIALGIDIFTDAVDSVATRTPSAPSS, from the coding sequence ATGGATAGGCACACCGCGGAACCGACAGCGGAGGGTCTGCCGGGTCCGAACGCGGCCAAGTGGATCGACTTCCACTCCGAGCACGCGGCCCCGAGCGAGTACTCTCACGAGTTCGTCTGGGACGTGACCGCCGAGGCGGACGGCCCGTTCGTGACGGACGTCGACGGCAACGTCCTGCTGGACTTCACCTGCCACATCGGCGCGGCACCCCTCGGCTACAACAACGAGAAAGTGCTCGACAAACTCCGCGAGTTCGACCTCGTGGAACCGATGAAGATAGCCGGGCAGGACATGTACTTCGGCGCGGGCGAAGACCCCGAGTCGTCGCCGTTCCCCGGGTCCAGCCACCTGATGAAGCGGTTGTGCGAGGTGTCCGAGGGGTACGATATGGACACCGTCTTCCTCTCGAACTCCGGCGCTGAGGCGATGGAGAACGCGATGAAGGTAACACACGACAACGCGCCGGCGGCGAAGTACGGCGTCGCCTTCGAGGGGAGTTTCCACGGGCGGACGCTGGGGACGCTGTCGGTCACCAAGTCCAGCGAGGTGTACACGCGCCACTACCCCCAGATTTCGGGCATCGAGACGGTCCCCTTCTGCACGGACCGGGGGTGTACCGCCGCCACCTGCGACTGCGGGTTCGTGACGGGCGAGGGCACGCAGTTGCGCCGCATGCTCAGTCCGGAGGGCGGCCACGTCAACCCCGCAGAGGTGGCGTTCGTCGTGATGGAGCCGATTCAGGGCGTCGGCGGCTACCGCTTCCCGAGCGACGACTTCATGCAGGAGGTGCAGGACGTGACCGACGAGTACGACATTCCCCTCGTCGTCGACGAGATTCAGTCGGGCGTCGGTCGGACCGGCGAGATGTGGGCGTCGGACCACTACCCCATCGAACCCGACGTCATCGCCAGCGCGAAAGGGCTCCGCGTCGGCGCGACCATCGCGAACGGTGAACTGTTCCCCGCGGAGTCGAACCGGCTCGGGTCGACGTTCGGCGGCGGGGACGTCCTCTCGTCGATGCAGGGCGTCTTCACCCTCGACGCCATCGAGGAGTACGACCTGCTGGAGAACGCGACGGAACGCGGTCGGCAGGCCAAGGAACTGCTCCGCGACGACGCCCCCGAGTACGTGGCGGACGTGCGCGGAAAGGGCCTCATGCTCGCCGTCGAGTTCGACACCGCAGACCGGCGCAACGCCGTCGTCGAGGCGTCGCTCCAGCGCGGACTCCTCACGCTGGGCTGCGGCGAGAAGACGATTCGTCTGCTCCCACCGCTCGACGCCACCGAACGAGAGATTGCGCTCGGTATCGACATCTTCACCGACGCCGTCGACAGCGTGGCGACCCGAACTCCCTCCGCACCGTCCTCGTAG
- a CDS encoding amidohydrolase: MAKSDVFARVDEAEDRLTRIARELWETPELGLHEEQSAAVLRDALEAEGFEVESGVGGMPTAFVATYGDGDPTVGILGEYDALPGLSQRVSADRDPVEPGGPGHGCGHNLFGTAGVGAALAVKGAIDAGEVDGTVAFYGCPAEETLVGKTYMARAGAFDDLDAALTWHPGDLNTPRMGSSNALDSLTFTFEGVSAHAGGSPDSGRSALDAVELANAGVEYMREHISDDARMHYVITNGGQAPNVVPAEATVWYYVRAPTREEVERNTDWLRDIAEAAAKMTQTTVSERFLTGCYDYRANDVVSNVVWENVRAVGPIDYDDADRAFAAELQATVADERIESRLSDLPDELADRVRDEPLYADPVEPFDHDQQTHGSTEVGDVSWITPTGQFRGATWPVGVPGHSWQVVAANGDFGLKGVAFAAKVLAGATYDLLADEERLAAAREEFEAEIGSDAYETPLPDDAEPPFDVTAMGGE; this comes from the coding sequence ATGGCAAAATCGGACGTGTTCGCCCGGGTGGACGAGGCGGAGGACCGGTTGACGCGCATCGCGCGGGAGTTGTGGGAGACGCCGGAACTCGGCCTCCACGAGGAGCAGTCCGCGGCGGTCCTGCGGGACGCCCTCGAAGCGGAGGGGTTCGAGGTGGAGAGCGGCGTCGGCGGGATGCCGACGGCGTTCGTCGCCACCTACGGCGACGGCGACCCGACGGTCGGCATCTTGGGCGAGTACGACGCGCTCCCCGGACTCTCCCAGCGAGTCTCGGCCGACCGGGACCCGGTCGAACCGGGCGGGCCGGGACACGGCTGTGGCCACAACCTGTTCGGGACGGCGGGGGTCGGCGCCGCCCTAGCGGTGAAGGGGGCCATCGACGCGGGCGAGGTGGACGGAACCGTCGCCTTCTACGGCTGTCCGGCCGAGGAGACGTTGGTCGGAAAGACGTACATGGCCCGCGCGGGCGCGTTCGACGACCTGGACGCGGCGTTGACGTGGCACCCCGGCGACCTCAACACGCCGCGGATGGGCTCCTCGAACGCGCTCGACTCGCTGACGTTCACGTTCGAGGGCGTGTCGGCGCACGCCGGTGGGTCGCCCGACTCCGGTCGGAGCGCCCTCGACGCCGTCGAATTGGCGAACGCCGGGGTGGAGTACATGCGCGAACACATCTCCGACGACGCCCGGATGCACTACGTCATCACGAACGGCGGGCAGGCACCCAACGTCGTCCCCGCCGAGGCGACGGTGTGGTACTACGTCCGCGCGCCGACCCGCGAGGAGGTCGAACGCAACACCGACTGGCTCCGCGACATCGCCGAGGCGGCCGCGAAGATGACGCAGACGACCGTCTCGGAACGGTTCCTCACCGGGTGCTACGACTACCGCGCCAACGACGTCGTCTCGAACGTCGTCTGGGAGAACGTGCGGGCGGTCGGTCCCATCGACTACGACGACGCCGACCGCGCGTTCGCCGCCGAGTTGCAGGCGACGGTGGCAGACGAGCGAATCGAGTCGCGCCTCTCGGACCTCCCGGACGAACTCGCCGACCGGGTTCGAGACGAACCCCTGTACGCCGACCCGGTCGAACCGTTCGACCACGACCAGCAGACGCACGGGTCGACCGAAGTCGGCGACGTCAGTTGGATAACGCCGACCGGCCAGTTCCGCGGTGCGACGTGGCCCGTCGGCGTCCCCGGCCACTCGTGGCAGGTGGTCGCGGCGAACGGCGACTTCGGACTGAAGGGCGTCGCCTTCGCGGCCAAAGTGCTCGCGGGCGCGACGTACGACCTGTTGGCCGACGAGGAACGACTGGCGGCCGCGCGCGAGGAGTTCGAGGCCGAAATCGGCTCGGACGCCTACGAGACGCCGCTTCCCGACGACGCGGAACCGCCGTTCGACGTGACCGCGATGGGCGGTGAGTGA
- a CDS encoding FAD-binding and (Fe-S)-binding domain-containing protein, protein MSDRTQIPIRTGPDADRRADYDYVSDDVERPDLLDALRGRVDGDVRFDTYTRQLYATDASAYESTPIGVVYPDSTDDVAAVVSHCAENEIPVLPRGGGTSLAGQAVNEAVVLDFTRHMDDVVELAPEDRVARVQSGVVLADLNDALAPHELKFAPDPAAGNRSAVGGAIGNNSTGAHSLVYGKTDAYVESCEVVLADGTVTTLGETAVADLRAEADPTGTLLERVYAEVVRILDEEAEAVNARFPDLKRNVSGYNLDVLVAEAETGTVNLARLLAGSEGTLAVVTEAEVSLEPVPETKAVSLLFYESVLDAVTDVQYVLEHDPAAVELVDDVLLGLARNTAEFEDVAALVPGDARAALLVEFYADDDEAGRAQTADLLADRVRDADSDATEAGTAAEGAASGPTLAFEGLEAHDESDRTQFWTLRKAGLPILLSRTSDEKHISFMEDCAVPPEHLPEFVERFQSLLAAKDRDVDAAFYAHAGPGVLHVRPLVNTKAAEDRADMVEIADEVTDMVVEFGGSVSGEHGDGRARTQWNHKLYGDRLWEAFRDLKTAFDPDWLLNPGNVCGLEEGASATGTSAVERHGMTEHLRYDDEYDFDAGFEPSLNWDNENGMQGMVELCHGCGGCRSGQDTTGGVMCPTYRAADEEITATRGRANLLRQAMSGDLPDDPTDDEFAEEVLDLCIGCKGCARDCPSEVDMAKLKTEVMHARHREHGSSLRDKLFANVDTLSKVGSALAPLSNVAQSLPGARTLTERFVGIARERSLPEFRRETVRDWFESRGGARVSEDDATRKAVFFADTYTNFSHPEVGKAAVRVLEAAGVHVDVATRTNSGRPPLSKGFVGKAREAMEKNVAELAPRVAEGWDVVLAEPSDAVMFQSDALDLLSGEDVEAVAANAYGACEYLDAFRLDANVEWTDPDVSLTYHGHCHQKATKRDHHAVGVLRRAGYDVDPLDSGCCGMAGSFGYEAEHYSLSKAVGDILFDQVEESAADVVTAPGASCRTQLGDGRIDPVPATSAIAGTALDRDEPPTPVELLAHALSQ, encoded by the coding sequence ATGTCTGACCGCACGCAGATACCAATTCGGACCGGACCAGACGCGGACCGACGCGCCGACTACGACTACGTCTCCGACGACGTCGAACGGCCGGACCTCCTCGACGCGCTCCGAGGCCGAGTCGACGGCGACGTCCGGTTCGACACCTACACGCGGCAGTTGTACGCGACCGACGCGAGCGCCTACGAGAGTACCCCAATCGGTGTCGTCTACCCCGATTCGACCGACGACGTGGCCGCCGTCGTCTCGCACTGCGCCGAAAACGAGATTCCGGTCCTGCCGAGGGGTGGGGGGACGAGTCTCGCCGGGCAGGCCGTCAACGAAGCCGTCGTCCTCGACTTCACCCGGCACATGGACGACGTGGTGGAACTCGCCCCGGAGGACAGAGTCGCCCGCGTTCAGTCGGGCGTCGTCCTCGCGGACCTGAACGACGCGCTCGCCCCGCACGAACTGAAGTTCGCGCCCGACCCGGCCGCGGGTAACCGGAGCGCCGTCGGCGGCGCCATCGGAAACAACTCCACGGGCGCACACTCGCTCGTCTACGGCAAGACCGACGCCTACGTCGAGTCCTGCGAAGTCGTCCTCGCCGACGGCACCGTCACCACGCTGGGCGAGACGGCCGTCGCCGACCTGCGGGCGGAGGCCGACCCGACCGGGACCCTCCTCGAACGGGTGTACGCCGAAGTCGTCCGCATCCTCGACGAGGAAGCCGAAGCGGTCAACGCGCGTTTCCCGGACCTGAAGCGCAACGTCTCGGGCTACAATCTCGACGTGCTGGTCGCGGAGGCGGAGACGGGCACCGTCAACCTCGCGCGACTCCTCGCCGGGAGCGAGGGCACGCTGGCAGTCGTCACCGAAGCGGAGGTGTCGCTCGAACCCGTCCCCGAGACGAAGGCGGTGTCGCTACTGTTCTACGAGAGCGTCCTCGACGCGGTGACCGACGTGCAGTACGTCCTCGAACACGACCCGGCCGCCGTCGAACTCGTCGACGACGTCCTCCTCGGGTTGGCGCGGAACACGGCCGAGTTCGAGGACGTGGCCGCACTCGTCCCCGGGGACGCGCGGGCCGCGTTGCTGGTCGAGTTCTACGCCGACGACGACGAGGCGGGACGGGCGCAGACGGCCGACCTGTTGGCCGACAGGGTGCGGGACGCCGACAGCGACGCGACGGAGGCGGGGACGGCGGCCGAGGGGGCCGCGTCCGGGCCGACGCTCGCGTTCGAGGGGTTGGAGGCCCACGACGAGTCCGACCGGACGCAGTTCTGGACGCTCCGGAAGGCCGGGCTCCCAATCCTCCTCTCGCGCACCTCCGACGAGAAGCACATCAGCTTCATGGAGGACTGCGCCGTCCCGCCGGAGCACCTGCCGGAGTTCGTCGAGCGGTTCCAGTCGCTCCTCGCGGCGAAAGACCGGGACGTCGACGCCGCGTTCTACGCCCACGCGGGTCCGGGCGTGCTGCACGTCCGCCCCCTCGTCAACACGAAGGCGGCGGAGGACCGCGCGGACATGGTCGAAATCGCCGACGAAGTGACGGACATGGTCGTCGAGTTCGGCGGGAGCGTCTCCGGCGAACACGGCGACGGCCGCGCGCGCACGCAGTGGAACCACAAGCTGTACGGCGACCGGTTGTGGGAGGCGTTCCGCGACCTGAAGACCGCGTTCGACCCGGACTGGCTCCTCAACCCCGGGAACGTCTGCGGCCTGGAGGAGGGAGCGTCCGCGACGGGGACGAGCGCGGTCGAACGCCACGGCATGACCGAACACCTCCGATACGACGACGAGTACGACTTCGACGCGGGGTTCGAGCCGTCGCTGAACTGGGACAACGAGAACGGGATGCAGGGGATGGTCGAACTCTGCCACGGATGCGGTGGCTGCCGCAGCGGACAGGACACCACCGGGGGCGTGATGTGCCCCACCTATCGCGCCGCCGACGAGGAGATTACCGCGACGCGCGGCCGGGCGAACCTGCTCCGACAGGCGATGAGCGGCGACTTGCCCGACGACCCGACGGACGACGAGTTCGCCGAGGAGGTACTCGACCTCTGTATCGGCTGCAAGGGCTGTGCCCGCGACTGCCCGAGCGAGGTGGACATGGCGAAACTCAAGACCGAAGTCATGCACGCGCGGCACCGAGAGCACGGGTCGAGCCTCCGTGACAAACTGTTCGCGAACGTCGATACGCTCTCGAAAGTCGGGAGCGCGCTCGCTCCCCTCTCGAACGTCGCACAGTCGCTCCCGGGGGCGCGGACGCTCACAGAGCGGTTCGTCGGTATCGCACGCGAGCGCTCGCTGCCGGAGTTCCGGCGCGAGACGGTCAGAGACTGGTTCGAGAGCCGGGGCGGCGCGCGCGTCTCGGAGGACGACGCGACACGAAAGGCGGTGTTCTTCGCGGACACGTACACGAACTTCAGCCACCCCGAGGTCGGGAAAGCCGCCGTGCGCGTCCTCGAAGCCGCGGGCGTCCACGTGGACGTGGCGACGCGGACGAACAGCGGTCGGCCCCCGCTGTCGAAGGGATTCGTCGGGAAGGCGCGGGAGGCGATGGAGAAGAACGTCGCCGAACTCGCGCCGCGCGTCGCCGAGGGCTGGGACGTCGTCCTGGCGGAACCCTCCGACGCAGTGATGTTCCAGTCGGACGCGCTGGACCTGCTGTCCGGCGAGGACGTCGAAGCCGTCGCCGCGAACGCGTACGGCGCCTGCGAGTACCTCGACGCGTTCCGCCTCGACGCGAACGTGGAGTGGACGGACCCGGACGTGTCGCTGACCTACCACGGCCACTGCCACCAGAAGGCGACGAAGCGGGACCACCACGCCGTCGGCGTCCTCCGCCGGGCGGGGTACGACGTCGACCCGCTGGATTCGGGCTGCTGCGGGATGGCCGGGAGCTTCGGCTACGAGGCCGAACACTACTCGCTGTCGAAGGCCGTCGGCGACATCCTGTTCGACCAAGTGGAGGAGAGCGCCGCGGACGTCGTCACCGCCCCGGGCGCGTCCTGCCGGACGCAACTCGGCGACGGTCGAATCGACCCGGTGCCGGCGACGAGCGCCATCGCGGGAACGGCGCTGGACCGCGACGAACCGCCGACGCCCGTCGAGTTGCTCGCGCACGCGCTGTCGCAGTAA